The following are from one region of the Lytechinus variegatus isolate NC3 chromosome 4, Lvar_3.0, whole genome shotgun sequence genome:
- the LOC121412872 gene encoding ankyrin-1-like, with protein sequence MGSLLFKSTVEEEISHGGIAQNKAKFRDDTSQLKRDCNDKSILPDTDDDGEIQDNTNWETGKLQVLSGGNVSTENINGRRENNTGGGKSGCSTVAPPGRSGTDEKDGSLEIHQRDQIFPAKTSNDNDASVMSVGLHEITPTMEVAENANVLNVEAIETGQGPLESIAVADDIPMGGDANPSRRETTSDPKIDRTDEEGNTPLYNAFVEGHLEGVEYLISQGAIPNKPSNRERCPLQVAAEKGYGNIVNLLTNRGAEIQVECDIGNTPIHKAAAKGHTGIVESLIADGIDVNSKDQTEWTPFNAAVQYGHLETLKFLLSKGAKQNVHNGRTPLYAAAEFGQLEILQFLISEGADMKRENPSGRIPLHGAAISGDMEIIKYLIQEGSDVNKGARKGWTPLDAAIKYSHLEAVKYLMGEGSELNRYDGMSPLYAAAKFGHLEIVKFFISEGADVNEENDSGEIPLHGAAFSSKMEVIKYLIQRGSEVNKADANGRTPFNAAIQYGQLGVVKFLIDKGAKQNACNGNNPLCAAAQFGHSDIVKFFISEGANVNEENDEGTIPLHGAASRGHISVMEYLLQQGSDCNKGRDKGWAPIHAAIACDQFEAVKYLLNYEVENSRCHTKNLLHTGAKFGHLDMMKFLTFKGADINETDEYGAIPLHYASYGGHLKVMEYLIQLGSDVNKADEMGLTPFNAAVQYGHLEAVKYLLKEKAIQNRYDGMPPLHTAAQFGHLDIMEFLISKGADINETDEDGAIPLHHATYGGQLKVMEYLIQQGSDVNKADLEGWTPLDDAIQYDHLEAVKYLLKEKAIQNKYDGMTPLHAAATVGHLDLVDFFISEGANVNEADVEGMIPLHCAAARGHKEMIEYLIQHRSDINERNKRGRIPHEVAIENGQLEVAKLLDNRPTDCCFEVMSSPNDHTDEGKLSVSSRWGVKESVGEMQSRAEQQAILPNNIANGKDDILANTEKKRCDEMSSKLLFEKTHDSEDEGEEHNFFLSAKLKSPDQREESPIQLRLESEKQDRAENRNTITNTTDNLITSEYRTWKYEASNPPFLHDMKSNHRTGRPSEEPQSEPFPLIDKTRETRIGVICRDFIFLTHVTGAFVILDIDERRQ encoded by the exons TTTCGTGATGATACCTCACAGTTAAAACGAGATTGCAATGACAAAAGCATACTTCCAGACACCGATGACGATGGAGAAATTCAGGACAATAC GAATTGGGAAACTGGAAAGCTGCAGGTTTTATCAGGAGGTAACGTTTCAACGGAAAATATAAATGGAAGGCGAGAAAACAACACTGGAGGCGGAAAGAGTGGATGCTCAACTGTTGCTCCACCAGGTCGATCTGGCACAGACGAGAAAGACGGAAGTTTGGAGATCCATCAAAGGGATCAAATCTTTCCGGCAAAGACATCTAACGATAATGACGCATCCGTCATGTCCGTGGGGCTGCACGAAATCACTCCTACGATGGAGGTAGCAGAGAACGCAAACGTCTTGAATGTTGAAGCAATTGAGACTGGGCAAGGTCCGCTAGAAAGTATTGCAGTTGCAGATGATATACCCATGGGTGGGGATGCCAATCCATCAAGACGGGAGACAACATCCGATCCCAAAATAGACAGAACTGATGAGGAAGGAAACACACCGCTCTACAATGCATTCGTAGAAGGTCATCTGGAAGGTGTTGAATATCTCATCTCTCAGGGAGCAATTCCGAATAAACCAAGTAATCGTGAACGTTGTCCTCTCCAAGTAGCGGCCGAAAAAGGGTATGGAAACATCGTTAATTTGCTCACCAATCGAGGAGCTGAGATACAGGTGGAATGCGACATTGGTAATACACCAATCCATAAAGCAGCGGCCAAGGGTCATACAGGCATCGTAGAAAGTCTTATTGCAGATGGGATTGATGTAAACAGCAAAGACCAGACAGAATGGACTCCATTTAACGCCGCAGTTCAATATGGCCATCTAGAGACTTTGAAATTCCTACTGAGCAAAGGGGCAAAACAGAATGTACATAACGGTAGGACCCCTCTCTATGCCGCCGCAGAGTTCGGTCAATTAGAAATCCTGCAATTTCTAATTTCCGAGGGAGCTGATATGAAGAGGGAAAACCCATCAGGTCGGATTCCTCTGCACGGTGCAGCTATCAGTGGTGACATGGAAATCATCAAATATCTCATTCAAGAAGGATCTGATGTAAACAAGGGCGCGCGGAAAGGTTGGACGCCACTCGATGCTGCTATTAAATACAGTCATCTAGAGgctgtcaaatatctcatgGGCGAGGGATCAGAGCTGAACAGATATGATGGAATGTCCCCGCTCTATGCTGCAGCTAAATTCGGTCACTTAGAAATTGTGAAATTCTTCATTTCTGAAGGCGCTGAtgtgaatgaagaaaatgacTCGGGTGAGATTCCACTGCATGGTGCAGCATTTAGCAGTAAGATGGAAGTCATTAAATACCTTATTCAACGAGGATCTGAAGTGAACAAGGCTGATGCCAACGGTCGTACACCGTTCAATGCCGCCATCCAATACGGACAGTTAGGAGTTGTTAAGTTTCTCATAGACAAAGGGGCAAAGCAGAACGCATGTAATGGCAATAACCCTCTCTGTGCGGCAGCACAATTTGGCCACTCAGACAtagtaaaattcttcatttcagAAGGCGCAAATGTGAACGAAGAAAATGATGAAGGTACGATTCCTCTCCATGGTGCTGCTAGTCGAGGACACATATCGGTCATGGAATATCTTCTTCAACAAGGTTCTGATTGTAACAAAGGTCGTGACAAAGGCTGGGCACCCATTCATGCTGCGATTGCATGTGATCAATTTGAAGCTGTCAAATACCTACTGAACTATGAAGTAGAGAATAGCAGATGTCATACAAAAAACCTGCTTCATACAGGAGCAAAGTTTGGTCACTTGGACATGATGAAATTCCTCACTTTCAAAGGAGCTGATATTAATGAGACAGATGAATATGGGGCCATTCCTCTCCACTACGCTAGTTATGGAGGTCACCTGAAAGTAATGGAATATCTCATTCAGCTAGGATCTGATGTGAACAAGGCCGATGAGATGGGCTTgacaccattcaatgctgccGTCCAATATGGTCATCTAGAAGCTGTGAAGTATCTCCTGAAAGAAAAAGCAATACAGAACAGATACGATGGAATGCCACCTCTTCACACTGCAGCACAATTTGGCCACTTGGATATCATGGAATTCCTCATTTCCAAAGGAGCTGATATTAATGAGACAGATGAAGATGGGGCCATTCCTCTCCACCACGCTACCTATGGAGGCCAACTGAAAGTAATGGAATATCTCATTCAGCAAGGATCTGATGTGAATAAGGCTGATCTAGAGGGCTGGACACCACTCGATGATGCCATTCAATATGATCATCTAGAAGCAGTGAAGTATCTCCTGAAAGAAAAGGCAATACAGAACAAATACGATGGAATGACACCTCTCCATGCCGCAGCTACAGTTGGGCACTTGGATCTTGTGGATTTCTTCATTTCAGAAGGCGCAAATGTGAACGAGGCAGATGTAGAAGGGATGATACCTCTCCATTGTGCAGCTGCCAGAGGTCATAAAGAAATGATTGAATATCTCATCCAACATCGTTCAGATATCAACGAGCGTAACAAAAGAGGACGGATACCTCATGAAGTTGCAATAGAAAATGGCCAGTTAGAAGTTGCGAAATTACTAGATAATAGACCTACGGACTGTTGCTTTGAAGTTATGTCTTCACCGAATGATCATACTGATGAAGGAAAGCTCTCCGTATCCAGTAGATGGGGTGTGAAAGAAAGTGTTGGAGAGATGCAGTCACGCGCAGAACAGCAAGCCATTCTCCCAAACAATATCGCTAATGGAAAGGACGACATTCTGGCTAACACTGAAAAGAAAAGATGTGATGAAATGTCTTCAAAGCTTCTTTTCGAAAAGACCCATGATTCTGAGGATGAGGGCGAAGAGCATAATTTCTTCTTGTCTGCTAAGTTAAAATCTCCTGACCAACGTGAGGAAAGCCCAATACAACTTCGGCTGGAATCAGAAAAGCAAGACCGGGCAGAGAATAGGAACACCATAACCAACACTACCGATAATCTCATCACGTCTGAATATCGCACATGGAAATACGAAGCATCCAATCCACCCTTTCTTCATGATATGAAGTCAAATCATCGTACAGGGCGTCCATCTGAAGAACCACAATCTGAGCCCTTTCCCTTGATTGACAAGACCAGAGAAACACGA ATTGGAGTTATATGTCGTGATTTCATTTTCCTCACACATGTCACAGGAGCCTTTGTCATCCTGGACATTGATGAACGCCGGCAGTAA